The Bacillota bacterium genome segment CGGAGCTTAAAGTAATGCGTGTGCTGTGGGCGGCCAAGGAAGCACTCCCTATGGCTGCCATAAGGGAGACCTTGGAGAAGTCTTCTGATTGGGAAAGCTCTACTATTAAGACGTTGCTGCGTCGCCTGTGTGAGAAAGGCGCAGTTTCGTCCACAAAAAAAGATGTGTTGTATTACTCACCGCTAGTGAGCGAAAAGGAATACAAAGAATATAGAACTGAGCGGCTCATTGACCGCCTGTACTGGGGTAGTGCGAAGAACTTGGTTGCTTCCTTGGTAGAGGGGGATAAACTGGATAAGAGCGATATTGAGGAACTGCGCTCTTTGTTCAAGGTAGGTGAATGATATGAACGAAACGGTAAAACTAATTCTATCGTTGTCACTGTCGGGCAGTATTTTAGCCGGACTGCTGTTTGCTGTAAAACCGCTAATTAACAACAGGGTTTCTCAGGCCTTCCAATATTACATTTGGTTGCTGGTGC includes the following:
- a CDS encoding BlaI/MecI/CopY family transcriptional regulator, coding for ELKVMRVLWAAKEALPMAAIRETLEKSSDWESSTIKTLLRRLCEKGAVSSTKKDVLYYSPLVSEKEYKEYRTERLIDRLYWGSAKNLVASLVEGDKLDKSDIEELRSLFKVGE